The Exiguobacterium acetylicum genome includes a window with the following:
- a CDS encoding tautomerase family protein produces MPLLSLNTWPAMSRDTKRQLIHQLTNTTVETLNMIPDKIQILIHEQEPENFGKAGAMASDPTFSFDSRITNWQTRVSYGTDASPVASMAILTIDVWDTFHQETKDAWVNKLTEDLSLFTHAPGDKILILIREMPPGNWAQNGVTGIHEDFLTKSRRVYDLLSYFLD; encoded by the coding sequence ATGCCATTACTTTCTCTAAATACTTGGCCTGCGATGTCACGTGATACGAAACGACAACTCATCCATCAACTGACGAATACTACGGTCGAGACATTGAACATGATTCCTGACAAGATTCAAATCTTGATTCACGAACAAGAACCAGAAAACTTTGGAAAGGCAGGTGCCATGGCATCCGACCCGACCTTTTCTTTTGATAGTCGCATAACGAATTGGCAGACACGAGTTTCTTATGGAACAGACGCCTCTCCTGTCGCTTCAATGGCTATCTTGACAATTGATGTGTGGGATACGTTCCATCAAGAAACAAAAGATGCTTGGGTGAACAAGTTAACGGAAGATCTTTCACTTTTCACCCATGCACCGGGAGATAAAATATTGATTCTTATTCGAGAAATGCCCCCAGGAAACTGGGCGCAAAACGGAGTGACAGGTATCCATGAAGATTTTTTAACGAAAAGTAGAAGAGTTTATGATCTACTTTCATATTTTTTAGATTGA
- a CDS encoding heme-degrading domain-containing protein has protein sequence MSIEDLIQQTHQEEHTLRFNRFTHDDIFPLGLTLIKEAQKNNVSIAVDITVNGISMFHYKMPGTTRINSEWIERKKRVVDYHLHSSYFMQLWAARSEVTYNEEHRLDSSFAAFGGSFPITLDGGLIVGMITVSGLTPEEDHELVVNSMRTYLKEQEVF, from the coding sequence ATGTCTATTGAAGATTTGATACAACAGACCCACCAGGAAGAACATACTTTACGATTTAACCGATTCACACATGATGATATCTTTCCGTTAGGATTGACTTTGATTAAAGAAGCACAGAAAAACAATGTATCCATCGCCGTTGATATCACAGTCAATGGTATCTCGATGTTCCATTATAAAATGCCAGGTACGACCCGTATCAACAGCGAATGGATCGAACGAAAAAAACGAGTCGTCGACTACCATCTCCACAGTTCTTACTTCATGCAATTATGGGCTGCACGTAGTGAGGTGACGTATAACGAGGAACATCGACTAGACTCAAGCTTTGCTGCTTTCGGCGGTTCTTTCCCGATCACACTGGATGGAGGACTGATTGTCGGAATGATCACCGTTTCAGGTCTAACTCCTGAAGAAGACCATGAGCTCGTAGTAAATTCGATGCGCACATACCTAAAAGAACAAGAGGTATTCTGA
- a CDS encoding aldo/keto reductase: MKISTVRLNNGVDMPQVGYGVFRVEDGADLEQAIVTAIREGYRSIDTAAIYGNEQSVGKGIAKAIEEGLVTREELFVTSKVWNAHGSYEKTLAAYAESLEKMQLEYLDLYLIHWPGKAKYQAPWKALEELYQTDKVRAIGVSNFQIHHLEDLLQHATITPVVNQIELHPKLTQSELRQFCSEHGIQIEAWSPLMNAELLENEVVQSLATQYKKSAAQIILRWDIQQGIITIPKSMTPSRMQENLCITDFELLSEDMERLNKLNENLRSGPDPDTFDF; encoded by the coding sequence ATGAAAATCTCTACAGTACGATTAAACAACGGTGTGGACATGCCACAAGTCGGATATGGCGTATTTCGTGTCGAGGACGGTGCGGATCTCGAGCAAGCGATCGTAACTGCGATTCGCGAAGGCTATCGCAGTATCGATACTGCAGCCATCTATGGCAACGAACAAAGTGTCGGAAAAGGCATTGCGAAGGCTATCGAAGAAGGACTCGTAACACGCGAAGAACTATTCGTGACATCAAAAGTCTGGAATGCACATGGATCATATGAAAAAACACTTGCTGCTTACGCAGAATCCTTAGAAAAAATGCAGTTAGAGTATCTTGATCTCTACTTGATCCATTGGCCAGGGAAAGCTAAGTATCAAGCTCCTTGGAAAGCACTTGAAGAATTGTATCAAACGGACAAGGTCCGTGCGATTGGTGTGAGTAATTTTCAAATCCACCATCTCGAGGACTTACTGCAACATGCAACGATCACACCTGTCGTCAATCAAATCGAACTCCATCCGAAACTAACTCAGTCGGAGTTACGTCAATTCTGTAGCGAACATGGTATTCAAATTGAAGCCTGGTCACCGCTTATGAATGCGGAACTTCTAGAAAATGAGGTCGTTCAGTCGCTCGCTACACAATACAAGAAATCAGCTGCTCAAATCATTCTACGATGGGATATTCAACAGGGCATCATCACGATTCCTAAGTCGATGACACCTTCACGGATGCAAGAAAATCTGTGCATTACTGATTTCGAACTCCTTTCAGAAGATATGGAACGATTAAACAAATTGAATGAAAATCTGCGGAGTGGACCGGATCCAGATACGTTTGACTTTTAA
- a CDS encoding winged helix-turn-helix transcriptional regulator — MSKFSIPVEAALKVIGGKWKVVILCHLFKDKYRTSELKRRMPNVSQKMLVQQLRELEQDGVIRRVIYHQAPPKVEYELTDYGRSLKSTMDVLCDWGEQHLQNEHLKNSC; from the coding sequence TTGAGTAAATTTAGTATTCCTGTCGAAGCAGCTTTAAAAGTAATCGGTGGGAAGTGGAAAGTCGTCATCTTATGCCACTTGTTTAAAGATAAGTACCGGACGAGCGAGTTGAAACGTCGCATGCCGAACGTCTCTCAAAAAATGCTCGTTCAACAGTTGAGGGAGTTAGAACAGGACGGCGTCATTCGACGGGTTATTTATCACCAAGCTCCACCTAAAGTCGAATATGAGTTAACGGATTATGGTCGGTCGTTAAAATCGACCATGGATGTCTTATGTGACTGGGGAGAGCAGCATCTCCAAAATGAACACTTGAAAAATAGCTGTTAA
- the sstT gene encoding serine/threonine transporter SstT, translating into MKLLKMWNQISLVKQIAIGLIVGVILAVTIPEVASSLTIFGTLFVSSLKAVAPILVFFLVMASIVQHKKGQQTNMKSIIFLYLLGTFLAGAIAVIVSFLFPVTITLKESTEELTAPGNAVEVLKTLVLNMVDNPVNALVQANYIGILTWAIILGLALKNASDSTKTFISNFSDALAKMVGWIIKLAPLGIMGLVIGSITENGLSSLLDYVSLLGLLIGTMLVVALIVNPLIVYINVRQNPYPLVFKCLRESGITAFFTRSSAANIPVNMELSKKLGLDKETYGISIPLGATINMAGAAITITVLTLAAVNTLGIQVDIPTAIILSVLAAVCACGASGVAGGSLLLIPLACSLFGIPNDVAMQVVAVGFVIGVLQDSFETALNSSTDVLFTATADYRKRLKEGEQLSINRQSMNEAVSEKVVNG; encoded by the coding sequence ATGAAATTGTTGAAGATGTGGAACCAAATCAGTTTAGTGAAACAAATCGCGATTGGCTTGATCGTAGGGGTTATCTTAGCCGTCACGATTCCTGAAGTAGCGAGTTCATTGACCATCTTTGGAACATTATTTGTCTCCTCACTAAAGGCAGTCGCGCCGATTTTGGTCTTTTTCCTAGTCATGGCTTCGATTGTGCAACATAAAAAGGGACAGCAAACGAACATGAAATCAATCATCTTTTTGTATCTACTCGGTACGTTCTTAGCTGGAGCGATTGCGGTCATCGTCAGCTTCCTGTTCCCGGTGACGATTACACTCAAGGAGAGCACGGAGGAACTGACAGCACCGGGTAACGCGGTCGAAGTCCTCAAGACACTCGTCCTCAACATGGTCGATAACCCTGTCAATGCATTAGTCCAAGCGAACTACATCGGCATTTTGACATGGGCGATCATCTTAGGATTAGCGCTAAAAAATGCGTCAGATTCAACAAAAACATTCATTTCGAATTTCTCAGACGCACTTGCAAAAATGGTTGGATGGATCATCAAGCTTGCACCGCTCGGTATCATGGGGCTTGTCATCGGTTCGATTACGGAGAACGGTCTCTCGTCACTTCTTGATTACGTGAGCTTGCTAGGGTTACTGATTGGCACGATGCTTGTCGTCGCACTGATCGTCAATCCATTGATCGTCTATATCAACGTTCGCCAAAACCCATATCCGCTCGTCTTTAAGTGTCTACGCGAGAGTGGGATCACGGCATTCTTTACACGCAGTTCGGCTGCGAATATTCCGGTCAACATGGAATTGTCTAAGAAGCTTGGTCTCGATAAAGAGACATACGGAATTTCAATTCCGCTTGGCGCAACGATCAACATGGCGGGTGCAGCGATTACAATCACGGTCCTAACACTTGCTGCCGTCAATACGCTCGGCATTCAAGTTGATATTCCGACAGCAATTATCTTAAGTGTCCTCGCTGCTGTCTGTGCGTGCGGTGCTTCTGGTGTCGCTGGGGGATCGCTTCTCTTGATTCCGCTCGCATGTAGCTTATTCGGGATTCCGAATGACGTTGCGATGCAAGTCGTCGCTGTTGGATTCGTTATCGGTGTCTTGCAAGATTCATTTGAGACAGCGCTCAATTCGTCAACAGACGTTCTGTTCACGGCGACAGCTGATTACAGAAAACGTTTGAAAGAGGGCGAGCAACTGTCAATCAATCGTCAGTCGATGAATGAAGCAGTGTCTGAAAAGGTCGTCAACGGCTGA
- a CDS encoding phosphatidylserine decarboxylase — protein sequence MKKAIFDTIVHLNARPAVANTLKRFAMSRFSKPLIRPFIRTYQIQTDQALKPVDSFNSLHDCFVRELRPGMRPIASAPDAFVSPSDAVLSIVPALTEDSRFTIKGQDYTVAELIGSTERAQDYANGVALIFYLSPTDYHRVHSPITGKITNSYTLGRESAPVNDMGLRFSKRPLTRNYRRVMRLQVDHRSIEHVMVGALNVNTIVQTHQGRLLERGAEFGYFSFGSTVILVLPPDTVELAPGIERSVQMGEQIGRWIP from the coding sequence ATGAAGAAAGCCATCTTTGATACAATCGTTCACTTAAACGCTAGACCAGCAGTCGCCAATACCTTGAAACGGTTTGCGATGAGTCGCTTCAGTAAACCATTAATCCGACCATTCATTCGCACCTATCAGATTCAGACGGATCAAGCGCTTAAGCCCGTCGATTCGTTTAATTCTTTACACGATTGTTTCGTACGCGAGTTACGTCCCGGGATGCGACCGATCGCATCAGCACCAGATGCCTTTGTCAGTCCGAGCGACGCTGTGCTCTCAATCGTTCCGGCGTTAACGGAAGATAGTCGTTTTACAATCAAAGGACAGGACTATACCGTTGCCGAATTGATTGGTTCGACCGAGCGCGCGCAGGATTATGCGAACGGTGTTGCCTTGATCTTCTATCTCAGCCCAACCGATTATCATCGTGTGCACTCCCCGATCACAGGCAAAATCACGAATAGTTATACGCTCGGACGAGAATCGGCACCCGTTAATGACATGGGGCTACGGTTCAGCAAACGTCCATTGACGCGGAATTATCGTCGCGTCATGCGCTTGCAAGTCGACCATCGCTCGATCGAACATGTCATGGTCGGCGCACTGAACGTCAATACGATCGTTCAGACACACCAAGGACGTCTGCTGGAACGTGGAGCAGAGTTCGGCTACTTCTCGTTCGGCTCGACCGTCATCCTCGTCTTGCCACCAGACACTGTTGAACTCGCACCAGGCATCGAGCGCAGCGTGCAGATGGGCGAACAAATCGGACGCTGGATCCCGTAA
- a CDS encoding DUF2834 domain-containing protein produces the protein MNDSNASFVDVIPKPLIALLTIAFAILTAFSILDFGVLGIFVEATKNTATLQIFIDLILCALFIIVWLRHDTRRIGRSFPLWAIITLAIGAFGPLLYLLTRKS, from the coding sequence ATGAATGATTCAAATGCTTCGTTCGTAGACGTTATTCCCAAACCGTTAATTGCACTCCTCACGATCGCCTTCGCAATTTTAACTGCTTTTTCGATTCTTGACTTTGGTGTGCTCGGCATCTTCGTTGAAGCGACAAAAAACACAGCGACACTTCAAATCTTCATTGACCTCATTCTCTGTGCTCTCTTCATCATCGTTTGGCTTCGCCACGATACACGTCGCATAGGGCGAAGCTTTCCGCTTTGGGCGATTATCACGCTTGCGATTGGTGCATTTGGTCCATTGTTGTATTTATTAACGAGAAAATCATGA
- a CDS encoding TetR/AcrR family transcriptional regulator: protein MDKFEQKRQDYTHHIAQATLASSIKEMSLKKMATAAGTSDRMLMHYFKDKQDIETAVLTAISQELIELLQQPNLKLEFTAFVRFLRQAIDEPRIKPYLNLWFEITHLATSQGEPYTSITRMIGESFDDWIKQIYVPAEDEDVAKQTALLFVFTEGLVVLNKIGLEERMDAAVEAMIDLYERA, encoded by the coding sequence GTGGACAAGTTTGAACAAAAACGACAAGATTATACGCATCACATCGCGCAAGCGACGTTAGCATCAAGCATCAAGGAGATGAGTCTGAAGAAGATGGCGACCGCTGCCGGAACGAGTGACCGGATGCTGATGCATTACTTCAAGGATAAACAGGACATCGAGACAGCCGTGTTGACCGCGATCAGCCAAGAGCTGATCGAACTGTTGCAACAACCGAATCTTAAGCTTGAGTTCACGGCATTCGTCCGTTTCTTACGACAAGCAATTGATGAGCCGCGGATTAAACCATATTTGAATCTCTGGTTCGAGATCACCCATCTCGCAACGAGTCAGGGTGAGCCGTATACATCAATCACGCGGATGATCGGAGAATCATTCGACGACTGGATCAAACAGATATATGTGCCAGCGGAAGACGAAGACGTTGCTAAGCAAACGGCGTTACTATTTGTCTTCACGGAAGGACTCGTCGTCTTGAATAAGATTGGTTTAGAGGAGCGGATGGACGCGGCAGTTGAAGCGATGATTGATCTATACGAAAGAGCATAA
- a CDS encoding alkaline ceramidase, with protein MSRFGIQKELINPPLGASFIGYHRQNGVAAVHDSLYVTASIFESEQTTSIFVSIDNIGMLVADTDVIREGIADRLNVSKEQVTVVYTHTHSGPATAGDETLIVAYKTILTQQAIATAVKAREAMQPVEIGWGVTKGKLGVNRREKRDGQAVMGTDPLGVTDDRIGTLLIRRTDDLRFVGAFVFCTAHPNVLKSDSVVLSNDYPGVARTLLEQALGCPVVIVQGATGNINAKYRGDLASIQKMAFALSGHVLTTIPDVSYQPLTYHRIQSIIHPMHLTELPTTNQLQDMADYAEQTWGVSAARWLAYVQEKSGTSFTIPIEIQLFELNEGSFSGIPMEPFCETALQIQQTRQTELAFFGGYTNGYIGYLPTAEEYPYGGYEVSINPVVYGPVTGLWMPPVPETANEIVDRILQLYETNNNPVSLI; from the coding sequence ATGAGCCGTTTTGGAATTCAAAAAGAGTTGATTAATCCGCCACTCGGCGCATCGTTCATTGGTTATCACCGGCAAAATGGTGTCGCAGCCGTTCACGATTCGCTCTATGTCACAGCGAGCATCTTCGAAAGTGAGCAGACGACGTCGATCTTCGTCAGCATCGATAATATCGGAATGCTTGTTGCTGATACGGATGTCATTCGTGAAGGAATTGCCGATCGTTTGAACGTATCTAAGGAACAGGTGACAGTTGTCTATACGCATACGCATTCTGGACCAGCGACAGCAGGAGATGAGACGTTGATTGTCGCTTACAAAACGATTTTGACGCAACAAGCGATTGCGACAGCTGTCAAAGCGCGTGAAGCGATGCAACCGGTTGAGATCGGCTGGGGTGTCACAAAGGGAAAACTTGGTGTCAACCGACGGGAAAAGAGAGACGGGCAAGCAGTGATGGGAACAGATCCACTTGGCGTGACGGACGACCGGATCGGGACATTATTAATACGGCGGACTGACGATTTGCGTTTTGTTGGAGCTTTCGTCTTTTGTACGGCGCATCCGAACGTCTTGAAATCAGACAGCGTCGTTCTATCGAATGATTATCCCGGTGTCGCCCGAACGTTGCTTGAACAGGCGCTCGGCTGTCCCGTTGTAATCGTCCAAGGGGCGACGGGGAACATCAATGCGAAATATCGCGGTGACCTAGCAAGCATACAGAAGATGGCGTTTGCTTTAAGTGGTCATGTCTTAACGACGATTCCAGACGTGTCGTATCAACCGTTAACGTACCACCGGATTCAGTCAATCATTCACCCGATGCACTTAACAGAATTACCAACGACGAACCAATTACAAGACATGGCGGATTACGCTGAACAGACATGGGGAGTCAGTGCAGCACGTTGGTTGGCGTACGTACAAGAGAAATCAGGAACGTCATTTACGATTCCGATTGAGATTCAGTTATTCGAGTTAAATGAAGGTTCGTTCTCCGGTATCCCAATGGAGCCGTTTTGTGAGACTGCATTACAGATCCAACAGACTCGTCAAACAGAACTCGCGTTTTTCGGGGGCTATACGAACGGTTACATCGGCTACTTACCGACAGCAGAAGAATATCCGTATGGTGGCTACGAAGTGTCAATCAATCCTGTTGTCTACGGTCCGGTGACGGGACTCTGGATGCCGCCTGTACCGGAAACAGCGAATGAAATCGTAGATCGTATCTTACAGCTGTATGAAACGAACAACAACCCGGTTTCTCTCATCTGA
- a CDS encoding DUF4825 domain-containing protein, translating into MKKTIGAFALASGMLILGGCGTAATQTDLFEQQGTYLGDNNSVRDIVQRLPHGDQLKKMELATKEKPYQLTLRYAGYEEGQVEQKSNRTAIYNATALFTLIPNVDQVNVTIEDASYHFTKQQLRDWYGKDFTTYDNEKALKSFTKPFIEDSKKVNDLLN; encoded by the coding sequence ATGAAAAAGACAATAGGCGCGTTCGCTCTAGCAAGCGGCATGCTAATACTCGGTGGTTGTGGAACAGCAGCGACACAAACCGATTTATTTGAACAACAAGGAACATATCTGGGTGACAACAATAGCGTACGAGACATCGTCCAACGACTACCACACGGCGATCAGTTAAAGAAAATGGAACTTGCGACGAAAGAGAAGCCCTATCAATTGACCTTACGATATGCAGGTTATGAAGAAGGACAAGTCGAACAAAAAAGTAATCGCACGGCAATCTATAATGCAACAGCACTTTTCACACTGATTCCGAATGTCGATCAAGTGAATGTAACGATCGAAGATGCTTCGTATCATTTCACGAAACAACAGCTGCGCGACTGGTATGGAAAAGACTTTACGACGTATGATAATGAGAAAGCGCTGAAGAGTTTCACGAAGCCTTTTATCGAAGATTCAAAGAAAGTAAACGACTTATTGAACTGA
- a CDS encoding PadR family transcriptional regulator: MEIDKELLKGHVDTIILSLLNEQDRYGYEIAKTIRQTSDEQFELKEATLYLSLKRLEKKGCVTSYWSDEAAGGGRRKYYALTTEGKLLLAKKRLEWRFLKQLLPKFLEEGDGALE, encoded by the coding sequence ATGGAAATCGACAAAGAACTGTTAAAGGGGCACGTCGACACGATCATTTTGTCGTTGCTGAACGAACAGGACCGATACGGGTATGAAATCGCGAAGACAATTCGGCAAACGTCAGACGAGCAATTCGAACTAAAAGAGGCGACACTCTATTTGTCACTGAAACGACTCGAGAAAAAAGGCTGCGTCACATCCTATTGGAGTGATGAAGCAGCGGGCGGCGGACGGCGTAAATATTATGCGCTGACGACGGAAGGAAAGCTCCTCCTCGCAAAAAAACGTCTCGAATGGCGTTTTCTCAAACAACTACTCCCGAAGTTTCTTGAAGAGGGGGACGGTGCGCTTGAATAA
- a CDS encoding ABC transporter permease, with amino-acid sequence MSQQIKLMWAQAFSMKRCVLYLLIILGLPALQFSFIYEGYQFFLSIEVFQETISGAIPMLFPILAVLIFLPIFIAEYKDNYLTYVRTRASLKDYLLAVGIVNALLTGLILFLMTIVTFLFIHYVEPIFAFVDYWSLSEKTYETSNAFSFLADIHPLLYAVIYSAWIALNGALYATLAYLLILALEQVYLAMSLPFVAYHIFNFVSGIMQAPQFSPISTVFPFNITEQPLWTVFVPFTVLTIVNVILYLTLIRPKPEWIFTS; translated from the coding sequence ATGTCGCAACAAATCAAGCTCATGTGGGCGCAAGCATTCTCGATGAAGCGATGCGTGCTATATCTTCTGATCATTCTCGGGTTACCGGCTCTTCAATTCAGTTTCATTTATGAGGGCTATCAGTTCTTCTTATCGATAGAAGTATTCCAGGAGACGATTTCAGGGGCGATTCCGATGCTGTTTCCGATACTTGCCGTCTTGATCTTCTTGCCAATCTTTATTGCGGAATACAAGGATAACTATCTTACATATGTACGAACGCGTGCGAGTCTGAAGGATTATTTGCTTGCTGTCGGAATCGTCAATGCGCTACTGACAGGACTCATCCTTTTTTTGATGACGATCGTTACGTTCCTTTTCATTCATTACGTCGAACCCATCTTCGCTTTCGTAGATTATTGGTCTCTTAGCGAGAAGACATATGAGACCTCAAATGCATTTTCGTTCTTAGCAGACATCCATCCGTTACTCTATGCCGTTATTTATTCTGCTTGGATCGCTTTAAACGGAGCGTTATACGCAACACTTGCTTACCTGCTGATCTTAGCACTCGAACAAGTCTATCTCGCGATGTCGTTACCGTTCGTTGCTTATCATATCTTTAATTTCGTCTCGGGTATCATGCAAGCACCACAATTCTCACCCATCAGTACGGTCTTTCCGTTTAACATCACGGAACAGCCGCTTTGGACGGTATTCGTACCGTTTACTGTCTTGACTATCGTTAACGTAATACTGTACTTGACGTTGATTCGACCGAAACCGGAGTGGATCTTTACATCATGA
- a CDS encoding ATP-binding cassette domain-containing protein has protein sequence MEMIKLEQVTKGYQGNPLFEEVDLTIQKGDIVGITGPNGSGKSVLFKMICGFIHPDAGTITVRNEQLGPARRFPENVGVIIDRPGYIAHKSGFENLKQLAAIRKVITDADIEQAMRTVGLQPGNRQKVKQYSLGMKQKLAIAQAIMEQQDILILDEAFNALDHDSVLRLRELLLSFKAEGKTIVLTSHNQQDIDALCDSVYRINQGRLEQVG, from the coding sequence ATGGAAATGATTAAGCTTGAGCAGGTCACGAAAGGGTATCAAGGCAATCCGCTATTCGAAGAAGTTGATTTGACGATTCAAAAAGGAGACATCGTCGGCATCACGGGACCGAACGGTTCAGGAAAATCAGTCTTATTCAAGATGATTTGCGGTTTCATCCATCCAGACGCGGGAACGATCACCGTCCGGAATGAACAGCTCGGTCCGGCACGACGCTTTCCGGAAAACGTCGGTGTCATCATTGATCGACCAGGCTATATCGCGCATAAATCTGGATTTGAGAACTTGAAGCAACTAGCGGCGATTCGGAAAGTAATCACAGATGCCGACATCGAACAAGCAATGCGGACCGTCGGCTTACAGCCTGGAAATCGGCAGAAGGTCAAACAGTATTCGCTCGGAATGAAACAAAAGCTCGCGATTGCGCAAGCGATTATGGAACAGCAAGACATCTTGATTTTGGACGAAGCATTCAATGCGCTCGATCACGACAGTGTACTGCGTCTGCGGGAACTATTGTTGTCGTTCAAAGCAGAAGGCAAGACGATCGTCTTGACGAGTCACAATCAACAGGACATCGACGCACTTTGTGACTCTGTCTACCGGATCAATCAAGGTCGGCTCGAACAGGTCGGCTAA
- a CDS encoding TerC family protein, producing MTLLIAFLAIVFIMLALDLGVFHRKAHEVSLREAWTWTFVWIAIAIAFGGWLYFDQGSSAAIEYTSVYFIEKALAIDNVFVFSLVFAYFAIPLKYQHKVLFWGILGAIFFRVIFIVAGVSLLENFAWVYYIFGAFLVYTGWMMYKNIGQETSLEENKTIRWLEKRLPITQDISSGKFAKRIDGKLFFTPLLIALVFIEISDIVFAVDSVAASFAYSRDPFIIFYANIMAILGLRSLYFVLANLIDRFYYLKHGLSFMLVFIGAKMIFSDVYKMPIWMSLGTIVLVILISVFYSFYKTKPGK from the coding sequence TTGACACTACTCATTGCTTTTCTAGCCATCGTTTTCATCATGCTTGCCCTTGACCTTGGAGTCTTCCATCGTAAGGCACATGAAGTTTCGCTTCGGGAGGCCTGGACGTGGACGTTCGTCTGGATCGCGATTGCGATCGCCTTCGGCGGCTGGCTCTACTTCGATCAAGGTAGCTCCGCTGCGATTGAATACACGAGCGTTTACTTCATCGAGAAGGCTCTCGCGATCGATAACGTTTTCGTCTTCTCACTCGTCTTCGCGTACTTCGCGATTCCATTGAAGTACCAGCACAAAGTTTTATTCTGGGGTATTCTCGGTGCAATCTTCTTCCGCGTCATCTTCATCGTCGCTGGTGTTTCGTTGCTTGAGAACTTCGCTTGGGTGTACTACATCTTCGGAGCGTTCCTCGTCTACACTGGTTGGATGATGTACAAGAACATCGGTCAAGAGACGTCACTCGAAGAGAACAAAACGATTCGTTGGTTAGAGAAACGTTTACCGATCACGCAAGACATCTCGTCTGGTAAGTTCGCAAAACGAATTGATGGGAAACTGTTCTTCACGCCACTCTTGATCGCGCTCGTCTTCATCGAGATCTCAGATATCGTCTTCGCCGTCGACTCGGTCGCAGCAAGCTTCGCGTACTCGCGTGACCCGTTCATCATCTTCTATGCGAACATCATGGCAATCCTTGGACTCCGTAGTCTCTACTTCGTCCTTGCGAACTTGATTGATCGCTTCTACTACTTGAAACACGGTCTTAGCTTCATGCTCGTCTTTATCGGAGCGAAGATGATCTTCAGTGACGTCTACAAAATGCCGATCTGGATGTCACTCGGTACGATCGTCCTCGTCATCCTGATCAGCGTCTTCTACAGCTTCTACAAGACGAAGCCAGGAAAATAA